The Streptomyces laurentii region TCGGCGGCGACATACCGTTCCTGGAGTACCCGGTCCTGACCGGCCTGTTCATGGAGGTCGCCGCCTGGCTGACGCCGGACGGCGCCGACCTGACCGGACGGCAGCAGACGTACTGGATGGTCAACGCGGGCCTGCTGATGGTGTGCGCGGCCGTCCTCGCCGTCTGCGTCGCCCGGACGCACCGTACGCGCCCCTGGGACGGCCTCCTGGTGGCCCTCGCGCCCGCCTTCGCGCTGACCGCCACCATCAACTGGGACCTGCTGGCCGTCGCGCTCACGGCCGCCGCGATGCTGCTGTGGTCGCGGAGCCGCCCGTTCGGGGCCGGCGTCCTGCTGGGACTGGCGACGGCCGCCAAGTTCTATCCGGCGCTGCTGCTCCTGCCCCTGATCCTGCTGTGCTGGCGGGCCGGGCGCCTGCGGGCGTTCGGCACGACGGTCCTGGGCGCGGCCGGGGCATGGCTCCTGGTGAACCTGCCGGTGATGCTGACGGCGCCGGAGGGCTGGCGGCAGTTCTACGTCTTCAGCACCGAGCGGAACGTCGACTACGGCTCGGTCTGGCTGCTGATCAGCCAGAACACCGGGAACCCGATCCCGCCCGACACGGCCAACCGCTGGGCGCTGTTCCTGATGCTGCTCGCCGCGCTGGGACTCGCGTACCTGACGCTCACCGCGCCGCGCCGGCCCCGGTTCGCCCAGCTGGCGTTCCTGGTCGTCGCCGCGTTCGTGCTCGTCAACAAGGTCTACTCGCCGCAGTACGTGCTGTGGCTCGTCCCGCTCGCCGCGCTCGCCCGGCCGCGCTGGCGTGACTTCCTGGTCTGGCAGGCCTGCGAGGTCCTGTACTTCCTCGCGATCTGGCTCTACCTGGCCTACGGGGCGAGCGGCAACAAGCAGGGTCTGCCGACCGACGGCTACCAGTTCGCGATCGTCCTGCACGTGCTCGGCACGCTCTGGCTGTGCGCGCTGGTCGTCCGCGACATCCTGGAGCCCGGCCGGGACGACGTACGGCGAGGCGGCGTGGACGATCCCTCGGGCGGCGTCCTGGACGGGGCCGCGGACGCCTTCGTCGCCGGGCGGGCGGCGCGGCCGGGGCTGCCCGCGGAGCCGGACGGACAGGCGCCGCGGGTCGAGTGGGGCGTGCCGGAGAAGTGACCCCCGCGGGGAGACGAGGAGAGCGGCCCCCGGGGTGTCCCGGGGGCCGCTCTCCTCGTCTCAGGGGCCGGGTGGCCGTCCGCTGCGGCTCAGCGCTCGACGATCCGGTCGTACTGGGTCGTGGTGTGGCGCAGGTGCGCGACGAGTTCGTCGCCCACCTTGGGCTCCTGGGCGTCGGCCGGCACGAACAGGATCGACACCTGCATGTGCGGCGGCTCGGCGAACCAGCGCTGCTTGCCGTCCCAGACGAACGGGGAGAGGTTCCGGTTCACCGTCGCGAGGCCGGCGCGGGCGACGCCCTTGGCCCGCGGCATCACCCCGTGCATGGCCTTGGGAGCCTCCAGGCCGACACCGTGCGAGGTGCCGCCGGCGACTACCACGAGCCAGCCCTCCGAGGCGGCTTTCTGCTGCCGGTAGCCGAAGCGGTCGCCCTTGGCGACGCGGGTGACGTCGAGGACCGCGCCCCGGTACTGGGTGGCCTCGTGGTCGCCCAGCCACAGCCGGGTGCCGATCCGGGCGCGGAACCGGGTCTGCGGGAACTGCTGCTGGAGCCGGGCCTGCTCGTCGCCGCGCAGGTGGCTGACGAACATGGTGTGCAGCGGCAGCCGGGCGGCCCGCAGCCGGTTCATCCAGCCGATGACCTCCTCGACGGCGTCCGTGCCGTCGGGGCGGTCCAGGGGCAGGTGCAGGGCGAAGCCCTCCAGCCGTACGTCCTCTATGGCGGCGTGCAGCCGGGGCAGGTCCTCCTCGTGGACGCCGTGGCGCTTCATCGAGCTCATGCACTCGATGACGACGCGGGCGCCCACCAGGGCATGTACGCCGTCCACGGACGACACGGAGCGGATCACCCGGTCCGGCAGTGGCACCGGCTCCTCGCCCCGCCGGAACGGGGTGAGGACGAGCAGGTCGCCGCTGAACCAGTCCTTGATCTTGGCGGCCTCGTACGTGGTGCCCACCGCGAGCATGTCGGCGCCGAACCGCATGGCCTCCTCGGAGAGGCGCTCGTGGCCGAACCCGTAGCCGTTGCCCTTGCAGACCGGGATGAGACCGGGGAACTGCTCGATCACGGTCTTCTGGTGCGCCCGCCAGCGAGCGGTGTCGACATAGAGGGAGAGCGCCATGGCCGGCCCGGGACCTTTCTGGTGGCGACGACAAGTCGAGAGAAGGTGTACGAACTGCTTATGAGACTACGCAAGCCTCGGGCATGACGTGCCGTCAGCGGCGCGACATGTAGATGTCCAGAGCCTTGTGCAGGAGCTTGTTGAGCGGGAAGTCCCACTCGCCGACGTACTCGGCGGCCTCGCCACCCGTGCCGACCTTGAACTGGATGAGGCCGAAGAGGTGGTCGTTCTCGTCCAGCGAGTCCGAGATACCGCGCAGGTCGTAGACGGTCGCGCCCATCGCGTACGCGTCGCGCAGCATCCGCCACTGCATCGCGTTCGAGGGCCGGACCTCGCGGCCGATGTTGTCGGAGGCGCCGTAGGAGTACCAGACGTGACCGCCGACGACGAGCATGGTGGCGGCGGAGAGGTTCACCCCGTTGTGGCGGGCGAAGTAGAGCCGCATGCGGTTGGGGTCCTCGTTGTTGAGGACGGTCCACATGCGCTGGAAGTACGAGAGCGGGCGCGGCCGGAACTTGTCGCGGACGGCCGTGATCTCATAGAGCCGCTGCCACTCGGCGAGGTCCTCGTAACCGCCCTGGACGACCTCGACACCGGCCTTCTCGGCCTTCTTGATGTTGCGGCGCCACAGCTGGTTGAAGCCCTTGAGGACGTCGTCGAGCGCGCGGTTCGCGAGCGGGACCTGGTAGACGTAGCGGGGCTGCACGTCGCCGAAGCCGGCGCCGCCGTCCTCGCCCTGCTGCCAGCCCATCTTCCGCAGCCGGTCGGCGACCTCGAAGGCGCGCGGCTCGATGTGGGTGGCCTCGATGTCCCGCAGGCGCTTGACGTCCGGGTCCTGGATGCCGGCCTTGATCGCGGCCGCGTTCCAGCGGCGGATGACGACCGGCGGGCCCATCTTCACGGAGAAGGCGCCCTGCTGCTTCAGGTGGGCGAGCATCGGCTGCAGCCACTCGTCCAGGTTCGGGGCGAACCAGTTGATGACCGGACCCTCGGGCAGGTAGGCCAGGTAGCGCTTGATCTTCGGCAGCTGGCGGTACAGCACCAGGCCGGCACCGACGAGCATGCCGTCCTTGTCGAACCAGCCGAGGTTCTCCGAACGCCACTCGGTCTTCACGTCTGCCCATGCCGGAACCTGGCAGTGACTCGCCGAGGGCTGGCTCTGGATGAACGCCAGATGTTGCTCGCGGCTGATGGTCCTCAGGGTCAGGCTCATGTCGGGGCGCTCCTCGGCAGGTGTGTCCCCATCGGGTCAGGGGCTCCGGCTCTCGCGCCGAAGCCTACTGCGAGCGGGGAGCGCTCCGATGGGCCGTGTCGGGCCCGGCAGCCCCCGTGACGTGCCGGGACCGATGCGCGGACGGCTCGTGGATGGGTCGTGGACGGACGGTGGCTAGTGGATCACGCCGCCGAAGAGGCCGCCGTGGGCCATGCCGAGGAAGAAGCCGACGCCGGCCAGGCCGAGGCCGACGACCAGCACGAAGCGTTCGCGCGTGGTGGCGGAGATGTACTGCCCGTAGGCGCCGGTCAGGATCCCGATCAGACCGGACCAGGAGCTGAGCAGGTGCAGGTTGTGGAACTGGGCGGTGATGAAGGACAGAAGGCCGAGCACCAGCGTCACGGCCATCAGGGTGTCCTGGACCGGGTGGGGCTTGCCGTCCGTGGCGAAGAGGGAGTGGCCGGAGTTGGGTCGCATTGCCTGGGCCATGGGGCACCTCCTGGCGTACCTGCCGGACGGCGGCGCCTGTGACGCCGCCGACATCCGTTGTGTACAGATTGCGTCCCCCCTCCGTCGAATTTCAACCGGAGCGTCCTCTCACCATGGAATTTCAACCATGGGGCGATGTGCGGGTAGTCTGTACCGTCTGCACCGGTGTCTGCCCAGGTCCGTCCAGGACTCGTGGCGACGGCGCCGTTGCGACACGCATTAGACCCTCCTGCCACGGAACGACCGTGGCCGCTGAGTCCAAAGGAGGTGGGTTCCACATGCGTCACTACGAGGTGATGGTCATCCTCGACCCCGATCTCGAGGAGCGCGCTGTCTCCCCGCTGATCGAGAACTTCCTCTCCGTCGTCCGT contains the following coding sequences:
- a CDS encoding alanine racemase (Alanine racemase, N-terminal domain; pfam01168;~PFAM: alanine racemase domain protein; KEGG: sgr:SGR_3677 hypothetical protein;~alanine racemase [Streptomyces flavogriseus ATCC33331];~catalytic residue [active];~identified by MetaGeneAnnotator; putative;~pyridoxal 5'-phosphate (PLP) binding site [chemical binding]), with the translated sequence MALSLYVDTARWRAHQKTVIEQFPGLIPVCKGNGYGFGHERLSEEAMRFGADMLAVGTTYEAAKIKDWFSGDLLVLTPFRRGEEPVPLPDRVIRSVSSVDGVHALVGARVVIECMSSMKRHGVHEEDLPRLHAAIEDVRLEGFALHLPLDRPDGTDAVEEVIGWMNRLRAARLPLHTMFVSHLRGDEQARLQQQFPQTRFRARIGTRLWLGDHEATQYRGAVLDVTRVAKGDRFGYRQQKAASEGWLVVVAGGTSHGVGLEAPKAMHGVMPRAKGVARAGLATVNRNLSPFVWDGKQRWFAEPPHMQVSILFVPADAQEPKVGDELVAHLRHTTTQYDRIVER
- a CDS encoding membrane protein (identified by MetaGeneAnnotator; putative;~membrane protein [Streptomyces griseoflavus Tu4000]); protein product: MAQAMRPNSGHSLFATDGKPHPVQDTLMAVTLVLGLLSFITAQFHNLHLLSSWSGLIGILTGAYGQYISATTRERFVLVVGLGLAGVGFFLGMAHGGLFGGVIH
- a CDS encoding methicillin resistance protein (N-Acyltransferase superfamily: Various enyzmes that characteristicly catalyzethe transfer of an acyl group to a substrate; cl00357;~identified by MetaGeneAnnotator; putative;~methicillin resistance protein [Streptomyces viridochromogenes DSM40736]), which encodes MSLTLRTISREQHLAFIQSQPSASHCQVPAWADVKTEWRSENLGWFDKDGMLVGAGLVLYRQLPKIKRYLAYLPEGPVINWFAPNLDEWLQPMLAHLKQQGAFSVKMGPPVVIRRWNAAAIKAGIQDPDVKRLRDIEATHIEPRAFEVADRLRKMGWQQGEDGGAGFGDVQPRYVYQVPLANRALDDVLKGFNQLWRRNIKKAEKAGVEVVQGGYEDLAEWQRLYEITAVRDKFRPRPLSYFQRMWTVLNNEDPNRMRLYFARHNGVNLSAATMLVVGGHVWYSYGASDNIGREVRPSNAMQWRMLRDAYAMGATVYDLRGISDSLDENDHLFGLIQFKVGTGGEAAEYVGEWDFPLNKLLHKALDIYMSRR
- a CDS encoding hypothetical protein (Predicted integral membrane protein [Function unknown];~identified by MetaGeneAnnotator; putative;~probable conserved transmembrane protein [Streptomyces venezuelae ATCC10712]) encodes the protein MPSLQKTSPPRDPVVRPTHADDVAARSSELIGGPAGRRAAPGRGWLTPVRTVVLVTLGMYALGMVQKLPCYNWAWFQGSTSQYTHACYSDIPHLFSGRGFAEGLVPYFDRIGGDIPFLEYPVLTGLFMEVAAWLTPDGADLTGRQQTYWMVNAGLLMVCAAVLAVCVARTHRTRPWDGLLVALAPAFALTATINWDLLAVALTAAAMLLWSRSRPFGAGVLLGLATAAKFYPALLLLPLILLCWRAGRLRAFGTTVLGAAGAWLLVNLPVMLTAPEGWRQFYVFSTERNVDYGSVWLLISQNTGNPIPPDTANRWALFLMLLAALGLAYLTLTAPRRPRFAQLAFLVVAAFVLVNKVYSPQYVLWLVPLAALARPRWRDFLVWQACEVLYFLAIWLYLAYGASGNKQGLPTDGYQFAIVLHVLGTLWLCALVVRDILEPGRDDVRRGGVDDPSGGVLDGAADAFVAGRAARPGLPAEPDGQAPRVEWGVPEK